The following is a genomic window from Nitrospira sp..
CTCGAAGTGGTCTCCGACGACGAGGGGATCAAGAAAGACATGCCCGCCTGGTGCGAGACGACCGGACATCACATGGTCGGCATGGAAGAAGAGCAGGCCACGTCAGGCCGGGTCTACAAAGCCTTCGTCAAGAAGGCCAAGTAACGCCGGGGCGGCTTCCTTCATACAGCCAGCAACCAGCCGGAGGGAACCCAGCGATCCCCTCCGGTTTTTTTGTTCCTATTCATCGAGAGCCCGATGGCGAAAATCATTGAATGCGTCCCCAACTTCAGCGAAGGGCGGAATGCCACCACCGTTCAAGCGCTGGCGGCAGCCCTGGAATCGATTCCCGGCGTCTGGCTGCTGGATCGAACGAGCGATTCCGATCACCATCGATCCGTACTGACGTTTGCGGGCAATCCCGAAGCCGTCCTGGAAGCCGCGTTTCAGGCCATACAACTGGCAACAAAGTTGATTGATCTGCGCAACCACCGCGGCGGTCATCCTCGCATCGGGGCAACGGATGTCGTCCCTTTTGTCCCGATTCAAGACACGACAATGGAAGACTGCGTTCATCTCGCCCGCAGGCTAGGCGAACGCGTGGGAACAGCATTGCAGATCCCGGTGTTTCTCTACGAACAAGCGTCCGGGCACCCGGATCGAGCCAGGCTGGAAACGATCCGGCAGGGAGGATTGTCCGGGTTGGAGGCAAGAATGGCGGCCGGACTGAATTGGCGGCCGGACTTTGGGCCAACTCATCTTCATGAGACAGCGGGAGCCATCGTCATCGGGGCCAGACCTCCACTGATTGCGTTCAATATGAACCTGAATACGGCTGATCTCAGTATCGCCAAGCAAATTGCCAAGACCATTCGGCATTCCAATGGCGGCCTGCCCTCTGTGAAAGCTATCGGGGTCGCGCTGCCGAGCCGCGGGATCGTGCAAGTTGCTATGAATCTCGCCGATTACCGCGTGACCTCGATGGCCACGGCCTTCCGCGCCGTTCACACCGAGGCCGTCAACGCCGGTGTGGACATCGTCGAAAGCGAACTGATCGGCCTCGTTCCTCAGGCCGCGCTGGATCAGGCTGCTTCATCGCTCCTACAGATTGGAAACTTCGCCGCCTCCCACATTCTAGAAACAAGACTGGCCGACGCTAGAGCAGGCAGACCATGCACAGATGCTGGAGCAACAATTACCTCCTACCTTCACGCGCTGGCTTCAGCCACACCGACACCAGCCGGCGGCGCAGCCGCAGCACTAGTGGGAGCCCTTGCAGCATCCTTGGGTACCATGGGCGCTCGCATCGGGAAGCAGACAGAGCAAGAGCAATCACTCAGCGACTTGAGTCAGAGGCTTGCCACCCTGATGCAGCGTGACTGCGAAGCCTATGAAGCCGTCTCACAAGCCCGACGCCTCCCTGTCGATCAGGCCAACCGTCCTTCGCTTCTCGCAGCCGCACTGGAACACGCAACGGAGGTTCCGCTCAAGATAGCGGAACTCGCTAGTGAGGCGGGACAGACCATCACCGCCATTCGAATGCAGCTGCCGCCCGCGGTGCAATCTGACTTAACGGTCGGAATTATCTTAGCGATTGCAGCAGGAGAGGCAGGGCTTCACACTGCCAACACCAACATAAAACTGCAACGAAATCAGCCCGTTGCCGCTCGCCAGACTCAACAAATGACCAAGATCGCCAACCGTCTTGAGGAACTCAAGGGGCTATGCTACACTCCGCCGCCTAGTACGTAGTGTCATGGGTGCAGACAGGCGCGGCCTGAGAAAGTTGAAAGTCGGACCGGATGGAAATTAAAGTTTTCAATAACAACGTTGAAAAAGCTCTGAAGGTTGCCAAGAAGAAGCTGGCGGGCGAAGGGTTGTTCCGCGAATTGAAGCGCCGCCGTTTCTATGAAAAGCCGAGCGTCAGGAAAAAAGCGAAACTGCGCGAAGCTCAACGCCGCCGTCAGAAGTGGTTGTCCAAGCGGAAGCCCGAGTAGCCGACAGCCCCCTGGCTGTTCATTCACTCACACGCTCTCCTCGGTCGGCATTTCTCCACTCCACCGCAGTCGGACCAGATGCGCCAGGATCAGATCCATGCCGCGATCAGGATCGTCAGGCGAGAGATTCGTCAATGGCAGGAGCCGGTCGTGGGGGTCGTGGCGCGAGAATCGAACCGCGATCCATTCCGTATCCTGATCTCCTGCCTTCTCAGTCTTCGTACGAAAGATAAAACCACCGCTGAAGCCAGCGAACGGTTGTTTGCCTTGGCGTATGAGCCGGCCACGATGCTCGCGCTGCCTCTCAAGAAAATCGAACAGGCCATTTACCCGGTCTGTTTCTACCGGACCAAAGCCACATCCATCCTGAAGATCTGTCAACGGCTCTTAGAGACATATAGTGGAACCGTTCCCGATTCCATCGGTGAATTGGTCACGCTTTCAGGAGTGGGGCGAAAAACCGCCAACCTGGTCGTCACGGTCGGCTACGGTAAACCAGGCATCTGCGTCGATATTCACGTACACCGGATCAGCAATCGCTGGGGCTACATTGCGACAAAAACCCCTGACGAGAGCGAAGAAGCGTTGCGAAAAAAACTCCCTAAACAATACTGGATCACCTACAACGATCTCTTGGTGCCATTCGGACAGAACCTCTGCCAGCCAGTCTCACCCTGGTGCAGCAAATGCAAACTGACGGAGTATTGCGATCGAGTGGGTGTGAAGAAAAGCCGTTAAGCAAACTGCTGACTCGAACCTCTCACAGAATGCTCAAAATGGTCGCGGTTCTCACCCGCCCAACCCCGGCGCGCCGAGACGCGCCGTTCCGCGGGGAAGGCCGCAGCGAGTGAAGGACCGAGGAGGTACATACCAAGCTTCGCTTGATCCGCTCGCTTCGATCATCTGCGAGCGGAGAGGTCCTTTGCCTCAAGTAATATTCTCTGTACGTTGAGGGTCTGAGCGATGCGAGAACGCCGCTGGCGGACATTTTCAGCATTCTGCTAGATGAAGAGTTTCGTCTCCGCCTCAGCGGTCAAACTCAAGATGGCGGGGAGCCCCAAGACTTCATC
Proteins encoded in this region:
- a CDS encoding SirA family protein (MaGe:77307621), which gives rise to MQADVKLDTLGYFCPMPIIMTSKKIKELALGQVLEVVSDDEGIKKDMPAWCETTGHHMVGMEEEQATSGRVYKAFVKKAK
- a CDS encoding Endonuclease III (MaGe:77307624), with the protein product MRQDQIHAAIRIVRREIRQWQEPVVGVVARESNRDPFRILISCLLSLRTKDKTTAEASERLFALAYEPATMLALPLKKIEQAIYPVCFYRTKATSILKICQRLLETYSGTVPDSIGELVTLSGVGRKTANLVVTVGYGKPGICVDIHVHRISNRWGYIATKTPDESEEALRKKLPKQYWITYNDLLVPFGQNLCQPVSPWCSKCKLTEYCDRVGVKKSR
- a CDS encoding 30S ribosomal protein S21 (MaGe:77307623); translated protein: MEIKVFNNNVEKALKVAKKKLAGEGLFRELKRRRFYEKPSVRKKAKLREAQRRRQKWLSKRKPE
- a CDS encoding Glutamate formimidoyltransferase (MaGe:77307622) produces the protein MAKIIECVPNFSEGRNATTVQALAAALESIPGVWLLDRTSDSDHHRSVLTFAGNPEAVLEAAFQAIQLATKLIDLRNHRGGHPRIGATDVVPFVPIQDTTMEDCVHLARRLGERVGTALQIPVFLYEQASGHPDRARLETIRQGGLSGLEARMAAGLNWRPDFGPTHLHETAGAIVIGARPPLIAFNMNLNTADLSIAKQIAKTIRHSNGGLPSVKAIGVALPSRGIVQVAMNLADYRVTSMATAFRAVHTEAVNAGVDIVESELIGLVPQAALDQAASSLLQIGNFAASHILETRLADARAGRPCTDAGATITSYLHALASATPTPAGGAAAALVGALAASLGTMGARIGKQTEQEQSLSDLSQRLATLMQRDCEAYEAVSQARRLPVDQANRPSLLAAALEHATEVPLKIAELASEAGQTITAIRMQLPPAVQSDLTVGIILAIAAGEAGLHTANTNIKLQRNQPVAARQTQQMTKIANRLEELKGLCYTPPPST